Below is a window of Ischnura elegans chromosome 1, ioIscEleg1.1, whole genome shotgun sequence DNA.
CGGCCTGCTCATGCCTTGTTGCGAAGACGTCATGCAACCTGCCGTTAGAATCTCAACTGTAGCGTAGAGAATCATGACCTGGTGACCTTGTCGTCTTTAAAGATGCATCGCGTGACAGTCAGTGAGAGTAGAAGGAGACATGTGTGCGGCTATGTAAAAAGCAAAGGTGCTTCGCCAAATCGATGCAAAGAACTCATTGTTTGGGCAACGAGGATGccgtttggaatgaaaaatatctcgTGATTTTGGATGAATTAGCCGAATGAATTGTTCAAAGTTTATTAATCGATTGAGGTGGTAAATATTCATTCCGAGGAGATATACCTCGTCGAACCTCAAGTCATAGGTTAAAATGGGTAGGTTAACATATTATGATGGGATCTGTTCACCCGGATGACAACCCACGTTAACAACTTATGGAAATAATAGGTGTCAGCGGTGAGGAGAGAGAATAAGTGCAGGGTTCATGGGAACAGTATTGGAAGGTAGACCACATACCAAACGGAGAAGATAGAGTATAAATCAGAAAATGAagtcttgaaatgaaaatgaaaaaaatggaggcaGAAGGTTGTGAAAACTAGAAAACACTTGTCAGCTTTCATTCCAACGTTCGATGCCAGTTAGATTGACTCCATAAATAACTATATCTTACCGACTGGAATGATTTCCTTGGTTCACCGGCtctaaaatgagagaaattaaaaTAGGTCATTACCATTAAGGTTTAATTACTTTCTCTACCCTGTAGGATATCAAGATTATCGTACACCTTTTtgcagataaaaattaattttgaccaaaaatgCGGCTAGAGAGAGTTAAACCGATTTAAATCACTACAGTAGACAAATAGAACCTCCTGTCAAAGACACtaattgctttgaaaaaataaaaacggtcACAACTCGGGTAGTCATGGGTAAAGTTGCTGTCACGGGGGGCTTTCCTCTCTTGCAACCaatagtttttctttattttagggAATAACGTTCATCATTATCATGTAGGAAAGATTGCTACTCCGCTCTTAAAAAAtctgttataagtttcttttaattttattaaatatattcccTTGGACGTCCAATTAATCTAAGCCTCAGCCCTTTTCTTACTGCAAATCTCTACCCTCATCCAGATATACAAAGCAATGATTTTATCCTCTGAGTCCTTTGCCACTTATTATGCAATACATTAACTCGCAGACATGCGAAATCCCACATACCAGTAAAATTACTTTGATCACCATGTGGGGctatgtatattttgctagttttgttattataatattcattatattaattaCTTATGATAGCATGTATTTGTCCCCTTTAGTTACGCGTCTCGTCATGAATAGGTATCACCTATTCCTgtgagaaaacatttttaatagttAAAGATATAGTCTAAAAAACATAGGCCTGATGGGAAATATAATGGACAATCATCAAAAACCTTCAAAGGGAAGCAAAATACCACCCTGTGGCATCGAGATAACCAAGGCCTTGCGGAATGGCAGTATCGGACATCTAAAAATGACCGACCGTCAATTTCCGTCGATCAATAGCAATAGATTTTAGTTTGGTATTAATCCTCAACTCCTCATTCCACATCGAGTGCGCTATTCCAGCCTTGATAAACTTCTTCGCAGCGGCAGAAGGACGGAATAGTATGAGGGAGAAGGGGTCCAGCCTCTCCCATCTTGAGGATTCCCGGACAAGCAAGCACCTCTGTTCTGCGAGGCGTCTCCTAATCTCCCCACTCTCGCTCGAGTGGTCTGACGGAGAGCCACCACCTGCCATTCATCGCCGAGTTCTCCTCCCTATCACTGGGTCCACTTGCACCTTAAACTCCTCTACCGCTTCCCACCAGGAGGGCTTTCTAGATTCCCAAAAATCCAAATTGCAAACATCATAAGCCTCTAAAGATTCACGGCGTATCAGGAGATCGCTAAGCGGTTCGAGCAGGACTCTCTCCCTTCACAAGTGCTAAAAAATCCCCCCGCTCAACGCGTTGACTTCTCGCATTTTCTCTCGTTCATCTTTTTTTCGTCGTCGTGGCCGTGTGTTTCATTCCTATTTCGACTAATTCTTGCTCCATATTGCTCATTGAGCAGTTTAAGTACGTACAAAACTTCTCTCtcttatttagaaatttttgtcGAAGATGGGTCAGTATATTAGCCGTCGTGTATTATTTGCCGACACTTTATATcgtaatataaattaatgaataaattgggGCATAAAAACACAGTGCTCTTAATATAatcattttgatatatttttgtcGACTAAAAAATACACTGCTCATCCCAAATATCGTCTTGTTTGTAGCCTAAAACGTCGGCAATAGTTACTGAATTACTGACCTTCTCTTGTAAactatttgaattatttcataagGTCGATACTGCCTCTAGAGGTTTCACTTAATATCGTTGTAAATTCCTTTGCTCAGTTTTTGTCCTTGACCACCACAATTGACTAATGTCTTCAACTAAATACTAGAAAAAtctctacctcaaaaaatttatttttttactctatttaAGGTTGAAATAAAACTCGGGAAATATTTGCACACAATAATGGAACAGTTTGATAAGCTATAAATCAACACAAGCAACACAATGCTAAGCTATAAgtcggaaatatatttttagcttatGGTTAGTTGAAAACTTATCAGAGGATTAGAATATTTGAAACTATACGAGTACCACTGAAGACAACTCATCGTTTCTTACTATTATGATAGCTTTAATCACAGCCGCAGCCAGGGGCGGGGGGAGGGTAGAGTAGGGGTTAAGGGTTTTGCAAACCACGAAAATTTAACGAGATTCAATCTGAAGTGGTCACCCTCCCCCATATAAAAATTTCATCCGAGTCAGATCTATGACCTCAAATTTAATCTGGCCTCATCGTTAAAGTCAATAACTCCAAATGTATTCAAAACGAACCTGCAACAAACTGTATAGTGTAGTacgtattttaactttttcatgattttcaactCAGTTTGGTGACGTTACCAAATAAGTTGACTCTATGGTAcgttatttctcattattttcctttCACGTATTAATGCCGGCACAATTTGAGTTAATTTAATCACGAGTCGACTGATATAGCTTATCTCATGGCAGGATGTGCTAACGGCATGCACTTTCAAATTGCTTACTCAGCGAACGAATGATAAGCTCGCTTTTCTAACATTTTTTCCGACTTCCGCACATTGTTTTGCTTTCCTAAGGAAGTTTTCCTCAAGCAAGAGTATCGAAGCATTTGCTTGAAGACGCAGCAAAAGATAAAGCAAAGCATTCGCTTGCATTCTTTTAGAATTCACGGAATAATTAGAGCTGGCTTTCATGCTAGTCCATTATATCGATTGCACATGTTTAGTTTTTGTTAGACCTCttggaagaattttatttcattcccagAGTTTTCTTACCACTAGCAATTTTAAtggatgaaaaaacttttttctcgagTTTCAAACATTTTAGTACGAAGCAACATACAACCTTATATCcaaataacgtaaaaaaacggCACAGACTACTGCTGGAATAAAAGAATGGATCTAAGGGCTTAACTGAGGAGTTTCTTTACATTCAATTTGCTTCGAAGGGAGTAAAATATACAAATTCGAAGTTGTGATAAAAAACCGTTAATATCAAATGAATAATAGATAAAGCAGTGtttttgagtgaataatttttaaagagaCTAACAAGACCTTATATGACTCAGAGTGAGCTATACGAAATCCTATTTCGGCTACGAGTCAGCGGTTTTGCATCCTAATGCACACTCTTTGGCGGCGCATTTCACTGTGGACAAGCATGAGCAGCAATCGCAGTGGAAGTCTTCGCTCCAAATAATCGATTTCATATTGCTGATGAACGCATGAAATACCTCATCCATATTTCCCTCTATGTTAACAGCATATAAATACAATGTCACTGTGGTGATTTTCATTCTGCAAGCCGCCTTAAAGTGACCTCTTCTCTCTTTGCAGTGTGATGGTGCTGGGGGTGGGCGTAGTGGGGGGGGCGGAGGGGCGGCTGCCCGCAGTGGGGCCCGCCCGCGCCCCCTCCTGCGCTCCCTTCCCCGCCTCCGCCCTGGAGGCGACCTCCTCCGGCCCCCGACGGGCCGTCCACTCCGCCGCGCGCCGCGAGCAAGCGTCTGCGGCTCCGCGGCCGCACCACCGCACCCATAGGAGGGCGCCCGGGACGGCGCGCTGTCGCCCGCACCGCGCCCCCTGCAGCCCAGTGGCAGTGGCCGAGAGCGACGCCGGAGTGCCATGCCGATAGGCGTCCGTCGGCCACCGGAGGAGGAGCGGCCGGGGACGCAGGGGCCACAGGACCGCGTCTCGCGACTGCCCCCCGCCCACGGACACGACTGCCCGgcggccggcggcggcggaggcggcggcggcggtgacGACCTTGCGAGGCGGAGGCCGCCCGCGGGCCGCTTCCGTCGGCCTCCGGGAGGCGGACGGCGGCGATCCGCGCCGTGGGGCCTCCGGAAGGCGCGGCGGCGAGGCGAGGAGCCGAGGCGGTGGCGGAGCGGGGACCAGAGGCGGTTGGAAGGCCCTAAAGACTAAAAAGGAGGAGGCGATATAATAGAATAAGGCTGCTAATGCTGCTGCTGCCTTCGAGTTTAGGTGTTGGTCGAGTGTCGTGAAGGGATATAAGGCCTTCAATCCATTGGACCCAGAAGTTGTTGAATCTCGTGTGTCTGTGCGAATTCATCCTCTTTGCTCTTCGCGGCCCGCGTTCCTGGCCCTGACGCCCGAGCTCTCTTCAGTTTGTTGAAGTCCCCAAGTTTCGGGACGAAACAGTACAATCTGTCTTGAGGTGGACCTGTAGCGTTGCTGCGGCTTTGGTCGCTTTTTTCTGTTTTCGTGGTGCGAAGTGGCCTGTTCTCTCTAGTCGTGGACGAAAAGGGTCCCTCCTCATACTCCTCCAGGTGCTGGGACGTGGTATTACTTCATCACGAAGACCCCTGTCTCCAGCTCTTCGCTCGTTTGTCTGACTTCTCCCCCCTATCGCCCGCTCCGAACGTCTTGGGACCTCTATAGTGTGACTTGAACGCCTGCACGAAGTATTCCTCTCAACAAATATAAACCCCAAAGTTTTCAACTTCCGTTGCCCGGACTTTGACTCTACAGCGCACGTGCTTGGAGTCAATTCTAGtgacatacatacatatatatttaatt
It encodes the following:
- the LOC124153991 gene encoding uncharacterized protein LOC124153991, translated to MVPPLPLLPPAAPPDPCAFHSSSCSSRQGGNFESGRATRAPFGDSPRTRAHPRRMFRRRSALAECDGAGGGRSGGGGGAAARSGARPRPLLRSLPRLRPGGDLLRPPTGRPLRRAPRASVCGSAAAPPHP